A part of Myxococcus landrumus genomic DNA contains:
- the tssC gene encoding type VI secretion system contractile sheath large subunit, translated as MSTEAKQIAAVDTADAAPSLLDEILSETKMKPSDDGYDVARRGVQAFIAQMLAPGRSAERVDKALVDAMIAEVDQRLSSQVNEILHHPQLQSLESSWRSLKFLVERTDFRENTRVEVLNASKQDLITDFEDAPEVVKSGLYRTVYSNEYGVFGGKPYGLVVGNFDVGPGPEDLSLLSKIASVAAMSHTPFVANASPEFFGQQESFLGLPALKDLKSLFEGPQYARWHSFRESEDARYVGLCMPRFLLRLPYSEKTVPVKAFNFTEDVVGHHERYLWGYASTAFASRVTDSFAKFRWCPNIIGPQAGGAVENLPLHQYEAMGEIQTKIPTEVLLTERREFELSEEGFIGLVFRKDTDNAAFFSANSAQKPKFFGNTPEGKAAETNYRLGTQLPYMFIMSRLAHYLKVLQREQIGSWKERADLERELNQWINQYVADMDEPAPSVRSRRPLRTARIKVEDVEGQPGWYRCNLQVRPHFKYMGAAFTLSLVGKLDKE; from the coding sequence ATGAGCACTGAAGCCAAGCAAATCGCGGCGGTCGACACGGCCGACGCCGCCCCGTCGCTCCTGGACGAGATCCTCTCCGAAACCAAGATGAAGCCGAGCGACGACGGCTATGACGTCGCTCGCCGAGGGGTGCAGGCCTTCATCGCGCAGATGCTGGCGCCGGGCCGTTCCGCGGAGCGCGTGGACAAGGCCTTGGTGGACGCGATGATCGCGGAGGTGGACCAGCGCCTGAGCTCGCAGGTCAATGAAATCCTCCACCACCCGCAGCTCCAGTCCCTGGAGTCCTCCTGGCGCTCGCTCAAGTTCCTGGTGGAGCGCACGGACTTCCGTGAGAACACCCGCGTGGAGGTGCTCAACGCCTCCAAGCAGGACCTCATCACGGACTTCGAGGACGCTCCCGAGGTGGTGAAGTCGGGCCTGTACCGCACCGTCTACTCCAACGAGTACGGCGTCTTCGGTGGCAAGCCCTACGGCCTGGTCGTCGGCAACTTCGACGTCGGCCCGGGGCCCGAAGACCTGTCGCTGCTGAGCAAGATTGCCTCGGTGGCGGCCATGTCCCATACGCCGTTCGTGGCCAATGCCTCGCCGGAGTTCTTCGGCCAGCAGGAGTCCTTCCTGGGGCTGCCGGCCCTCAAGGACCTCAAGTCCCTCTTCGAGGGTCCGCAGTACGCGCGCTGGCACTCGTTCCGCGAGAGCGAGGACGCGCGCTACGTGGGTCTGTGCATGCCGCGCTTCCTCCTGCGGCTGCCGTACAGCGAGAAGACAGTGCCGGTGAAGGCGTTCAACTTCACCGAGGACGTCGTCGGCCACCACGAGCGCTACCTGTGGGGCTATGCGTCCACGGCGTTCGCCAGCCGGGTGACGGACTCGTTCGCCAAGTTCCGCTGGTGCCCGAACATCATCGGCCCTCAGGCGGGTGGCGCGGTGGAGAACCTGCCGCTGCACCAGTACGAGGCCATGGGGGAGATCCAGACGAAGATCCCCACCGAGGTGCTCCTCACCGAGCGGCGCGAGTTCGAGCTGTCCGAGGAGGGCTTCATCGGCCTGGTGTTCCGCAAGGACACGGACAACGCGGCCTTCTTCTCCGCCAACTCGGCGCAGAAGCCCAAGTTCTTCGGCAACACGCCGGAGGGCAAGGCGGCCGAGACGAACTACCGGCTGGGCACCCAGCTTCCGTACATGTTCATCATGTCCCGCCTGGCGCACTACTTGAAGGTGCTCCAGCGCGAGCAGATTGGCAGTTGGAAGGAGCGCGCGGACCTGGAGCGCGAGCTGAACCAGTGGATCAACCAGTACGTCGCGGACATGGACGAGCCGGCGCCCAGCGTGCGCTCCAGACGTCCACTCCGCACCGCCCGCATCAAGGTGGAGGACGTGGAGGGGCAGCCCGGGTGGTACCGCTGCAACCTCCAGGTGCGTCCTCACTTCAAGTACATGGGCGCGGCTTTCACGCTCTCGCTTGTTGGCAAGCTGGACAAGGAGTGA
- the tssH gene encoding type VI secretion system ATPase TssH: protein MRVEPKTLVRRLTPTATRMLETAVSRASSARCYEIVPEHLLRQLLEDEEGEASLLLRHFQVDRAKVLASVEDGLKSLRTGNSGRPVFSESLFQWFEDAWLVASLEHGVSRLRSGVLMWQWIARSERYTAESYSALDAISVETLKKVFEEVVGRSKEAAEVSSATVAAPSGGGGRGEEALSRFTTSFTEKARSGKIDPIFGRDREIRQVIDVLARRRKNNPIIVGEPGVGKTALVEGLARAIVAGDVPESMRNLEVLGLDLGALQAGAGVRGEFENRLKAVISEVKGSPKPIILFIDEAHTIIGAGGAQGGGDAANLLKPELARGELRTIAATTWAEYKKYFEKDAALERRFQPIKVDEPSEEDAVLMLRGLCPAYAKSHGVTIRDEAVVAAVSLSHRYISGRQLPDKAVDLLDTAAARVKIEQSARPDELVEVESRLAALERELAVRERELAAGHPMPPPEDGPTLEERLAATRDSVATLRARWEQELAAVDVVRRARAELDAAKEGADVEKLKADVAEARAQLEKLQGESPLIHVDVDPDVVARVVAGWTGVPVGKLRSSSVGAVLTLEQTLRSRVKGQDAALRAVAETIRMSHAGIRNPSTPIGVLLFVGPSGVGKTETALALADTLYGGDRFLTTINMSEFQEKHTVSRLIGSPPGYVGYGEGGVLTEAVRQRPYSVVLLDECEKADLEVMNLFYQVFDKGMLSDGEGRLIDFRNTVVILTSNLATDALMQLYSGPEAPKTETVTETIRPILSRHFKPALLARMSVVPFIPIARDVLKDIAQMKLAALADRLHTSHRVKTEFAPEVTEEFARRCLDNDSGARNVDHLLRSSLMPRLSMELLERLAAGGVPGRLRVGLGASGDWDLSFSDA from the coding sequence ATGCGCGTTGAACCCAAGACCCTTGTTCGGCGCCTGACGCCCACGGCCACTCGGATGTTGGAGACCGCGGTGTCTCGGGCGAGCAGCGCTCGGTGCTACGAAATCGTTCCCGAGCACCTGCTGCGGCAGTTGCTGGAGGACGAGGAGGGCGAGGCCTCGCTGCTCCTGCGGCACTTCCAGGTGGACCGCGCGAAGGTGCTCGCGTCCGTGGAGGACGGGCTCAAGTCGCTGCGCACGGGCAACTCGGGGCGGCCCGTGTTCTCGGAGAGCCTGTTCCAGTGGTTCGAGGACGCGTGGCTGGTGGCCTCGCTGGAGCATGGCGTGAGCCGGCTGCGCTCGGGCGTGTTGATGTGGCAGTGGATTGCGCGCTCGGAGCGCTACACGGCCGAGTCGTATTCGGCGCTGGATGCCATCTCGGTGGAGACGCTCAAGAAGGTCTTCGAGGAGGTGGTGGGCCGCTCGAAGGAAGCCGCCGAGGTGAGCAGCGCGACGGTGGCGGCGCCGTCCGGCGGTGGAGGGCGGGGAGAGGAGGCGCTCTCGCGGTTCACCACGTCGTTCACGGAGAAGGCGCGCTCGGGGAAGATCGACCCCATCTTCGGACGAGACCGGGAGATTCGTCAGGTCATCGACGTGCTGGCGCGGCGCCGCAAGAACAACCCCATCATCGTGGGCGAGCCGGGCGTGGGGAAGACGGCGCTCGTGGAGGGGTTGGCGCGTGCCATCGTCGCGGGGGATGTGCCGGAGTCCATGCGCAACCTGGAGGTGCTGGGCTTGGACCTGGGCGCGCTCCAGGCGGGGGCGGGCGTCCGCGGCGAGTTCGAGAACCGCCTCAAGGCGGTCATCTCCGAGGTGAAGGGCTCGCCGAAGCCCATCATCCTGTTCATCGACGAGGCGCACACCATCATCGGCGCGGGAGGCGCGCAGGGCGGTGGTGACGCGGCGAACTTGCTCAAGCCGGAGCTGGCGCGAGGCGAGCTGAGGACCATCGCCGCCACCACGTGGGCCGAGTACAAGAAGTACTTCGAGAAGGACGCCGCGCTGGAGCGTCGCTTCCAGCCCATCAAGGTGGACGAGCCTTCCGAAGAGGACGCGGTGCTGATGCTGCGCGGGTTGTGCCCCGCCTATGCGAAGTCGCACGGCGTCACCATCCGCGACGAGGCGGTGGTCGCCGCGGTGTCGCTGTCACACCGCTACATCTCCGGGCGGCAGCTTCCGGACAAGGCGGTGGACCTGCTCGATACGGCGGCGGCGCGGGTGAAGATTGAGCAGAGCGCGCGGCCGGACGAGCTGGTGGAAGTGGAGTCTCGCCTGGCGGCGCTGGAGCGGGAGCTGGCGGTGCGTGAGCGCGAGCTCGCCGCGGGGCACCCGATGCCGCCGCCCGAGGACGGGCCGACGCTGGAGGAGCGGCTCGCGGCCACGCGTGACTCGGTCGCGACGCTGCGAGCCCGGTGGGAGCAGGAGCTGGCCGCGGTGGATGTCGTGCGCCGGGCACGGGCGGAGCTGGACGCGGCGAAGGAGGGCGCGGACGTCGAGAAGCTGAAGGCCGACGTCGCCGAGGCGCGTGCCCAGTTGGAGAAGCTCCAGGGCGAGTCTCCGCTGATCCACGTGGACGTGGACCCGGACGTGGTCGCGCGAGTGGTCGCGGGGTGGACGGGAGTTCCGGTGGGCAAGCTGCGCAGCAGCTCCGTGGGCGCGGTGCTCACGCTGGAGCAGACGCTGCGCTCGCGCGTGAAGGGGCAGGACGCGGCGCTGCGCGCGGTGGCGGAGACCATCCGCATGTCGCACGCGGGCATCCGCAATCCCTCCACGCCCATCGGGGTGTTGCTCTTCGTCGGCCCCAGCGGCGTGGGCAAGACGGAGACGGCGCTGGCGCTGGCGGACACGCTCTATGGCGGGGACCGCTTCCTCACGACCATCAACATGTCGGAGTTCCAGGAGAAGCACACCGTGTCGCGCCTCATCGGCTCCCCGCCCGGCTACGTGGGGTACGGCGAGGGGGGTGTGTTGACGGAGGCCGTGCGCCAGCGGCCGTACTCGGTGGTGCTGCTGGACGAGTGCGAGAAGGCGGACCTGGAGGTGATGAACCTCTTCTACCAGGTGTTCGACAAGGGCATGTTGTCGGACGGCGAGGGGCGCCTCATCGACTTCCGCAACACGGTGGTCATCCTCACGAGCAACCTGGCCACGGATGCGCTGATGCAGTTGTACTCGGGGCCGGAGGCGCCCAAGACGGAGACGGTGACCGAGACGATTCGGCCCATCCTCAGCAGGCACTTCAAGCCGGCGCTGCTCGCGCGCATGTCGGTGGTGCCGTTCATTCCGATTGCACGCGATGTGTTGAAGGACATCGCACAGATGAAGCTGGCCGCGCTGGCGGACCGGCTGCATACGTCGCACCGGGTCAAGACGGAGTTCGCTCCGGAGGTCACCGAGGAGTTCGCGCGGCGGTGCCTGGACAACGACTCGGGGGCGCGCAACGTGGACCACCTGCTGCGCTCCTCGCTGATGCCGCGTCTGTCCATGGAGTTGCTGGAGCGCCTGGCGGCGGGAGGGGTGCCAGGGCGCCTTCGCGTGGGTTTGGGTGCGAGCGGGGACTGGGACCTGTCATTCTCCGACGCCTAG
- the tssG gene encoding type VI secretion system baseplate subunit TssG, translated as MVSPERPTDDLLKAVESLSARPGQLSFRPLVALLERLTSSAVPVGGTGPALDERIRFRHDPSLAFSASDVSRVRVISQPDAHGGSAEVIEVVSTFLGLTGSVSPLPDYILEEIAQEDPDSARRRDFLDLFHHRLLSLLYRALVRYSLAAETTRGGSDAWSQRALALGGLDTYERPYAGALSSAQLLRLMPLLSARARTAGVLELALTDVLSPVLGEATVSLRQFSGAWVDIEADNRMRLGRSNSNLGRSMLLGARVFDRSGGFSIHISPLEGDVYRRLLPEGDLSPVVREVVDLFVRDPLDCSLVLGVREVELPRFRLSREGSFRLGQDCYLGQRRSDSRLRMRTVPLPSAPRRAEPLSPP; from the coding sequence GTGGTCTCCCCGGAACGGCCGACAGACGATTTGCTGAAGGCCGTCGAGTCGCTGAGCGCCCGGCCGGGACAGTTGTCGTTCCGGCCGCTGGTGGCGTTGCTCGAGCGGCTGACGTCCTCGGCGGTGCCCGTGGGGGGGACAGGGCCCGCCCTGGACGAGCGCATCCGCTTCCGCCACGACCCGTCGCTCGCGTTCAGTGCGAGCGACGTGAGCCGCGTCCGCGTCATCTCCCAACCGGATGCGCACGGCGGGTCGGCGGAAGTCATCGAGGTGGTCTCCACGTTCCTGGGGCTCACGGGCTCGGTGTCGCCCCTGCCGGACTACATCCTGGAGGAGATTGCCCAGGAGGACCCGGACAGCGCGCGCCGGCGCGACTTCCTGGACCTCTTCCACCACCGCCTGCTGTCGCTGCTGTACCGCGCGCTGGTGCGCTACTCGCTGGCGGCGGAGACGACGCGCGGGGGGAGTGATGCCTGGTCGCAGCGGGCGCTCGCGCTGGGTGGGTTGGACACGTATGAGCGGCCCTATGCGGGGGCGCTGTCGTCCGCGCAGTTGCTGCGCCTGATGCCGCTGTTGTCCGCGAGGGCGCGGACGGCCGGGGTCCTCGAGCTTGCGTTGACGGACGTGTTGTCCCCGGTGTTGGGGGAGGCGACGGTGTCGCTGCGGCAGTTCTCCGGCGCGTGGGTGGACATCGAGGCGGACAACCGGATGCGGCTGGGCCGCTCGAACTCGAACCTGGGCCGCTCGATGCTCCTGGGGGCCCGGGTGTTCGACCGCTCGGGCGGGTTCAGCATCCACATCTCTCCGCTGGAGGGGGATGTCTACCGGCGCCTGCTTCCGGAGGGAGACCTGTCGCCGGTGGTGCGCGAGGTGGTGGACCTCTTCGTGAGAGACCCCCTCGATTGTTCGCTGGTGCTGGGCGTGCGCGAGGTGGAGCTGCCGAGGTTCCGTCTGTCGCGCGAAGGGTCCTTCCGGCTCGGGCAGGACTGCTATCTGGGGCAGCGCAGGAGTGACTCGCGCCTGCGCATGCGCACCGTGCCGCTCCCGTCAGCCCCGAGACGGGCCGAGCCCCTCTCACCGCCGTGA
- a CDS encoding FHA domain-containing protein, producing the protein MLPLVIRIKGLDVQAPTEKQYVFRHSPVRIGRNQLNDVSIPKTFVSLFHALVRFDQKAIYVVDLGSTNGVSIDGRRIDKNIQVKVDEETRISIGTIEMRLSREAVQGDGQSQMTQFRALTTLMDPGEGTPSSFKPTPVQGRAQVVATALLPALGSIPSLQDDDEEEMGASRTQLMPALEEGELGAEDDGQRTQISSIPRVEEPVARPAVPSIIQRRNRTPESVRVVPPGAGGVHASIQQLVPLYTAYRNAWQALHSAMVRQGEGLAENERPSLVGQIQRRLSGVVHEPQFGEFARSLGVAVPQGSGGTSSGVSMSGVQGAPPRLDVMARELLGQFVRSYLPGSKGLESGADIDRFLERLAGVLETFGRAFVELRQGHDQFGQEMAVAMVRDVTPLSKSKNTREVLRYLLDWKAADGAERVQELKSGFGDVMIHQIALLNGMREGVRALLQRLSQGGEEGEGSFLSKLWPFGASTRLKWLEEEIRRLSEEERELTKALFGQEFAKAYHAIVGDAANKGSDGEVSVVSKRRERES; encoded by the coding sequence GTGTTGCCCCTCGTCATCCGAATCAAGGGCCTGGACGTGCAGGCGCCGACTGAGAAGCAGTACGTCTTCCGGCACTCGCCCGTCCGCATCGGCCGCAACCAGCTCAACGACGTCTCCATCCCGAAGACGTTCGTTTCGCTCTTCCACGCGCTCGTCCGGTTCGACCAGAAGGCCATCTATGTGGTCGACCTGGGCTCGACGAACGGCGTGAGCATCGACGGCCGCCGTATCGACAAGAACATTCAAGTGAAAGTGGACGAGGAGACTCGAATCTCCATCGGCACCATTGAGATGCGCTTGTCGCGAGAGGCGGTGCAGGGGGATGGGCAGTCACAGATGACGCAGTTCCGGGCGCTGACGACGCTCATGGACCCTGGAGAGGGGACGCCGTCGAGCTTCAAGCCAACGCCCGTGCAGGGACGTGCGCAGGTGGTGGCCACGGCGCTGTTGCCCGCGCTGGGGTCCATCCCGTCATTGCAGGACGACGACGAGGAGGAGATGGGGGCCTCGCGGACGCAGCTCATGCCGGCGCTGGAGGAAGGGGAGCTGGGCGCGGAGGACGACGGGCAGCGGACGCAGATCTCCAGCATCCCGCGAGTGGAGGAGCCGGTGGCGCGGCCCGCGGTGCCGTCCATCATCCAGCGGCGCAACCGGACGCCAGAGAGTGTGCGGGTGGTTCCGCCGGGGGCGGGTGGGGTGCATGCCTCCATCCAGCAACTGGTGCCGCTGTACACGGCATACCGGAACGCGTGGCAGGCACTGCACTCGGCGATGGTGCGACAGGGCGAGGGGCTGGCGGAGAACGAGCGGCCGTCGCTCGTGGGGCAGATTCAGAGGCGCTTGTCCGGGGTGGTGCACGAGCCGCAGTTCGGTGAGTTCGCGCGCTCGCTCGGGGTGGCGGTTCCGCAGGGCTCGGGGGGGACGTCCTCGGGCGTGTCGATGTCGGGTGTGCAGGGTGCTCCGCCTCGGCTGGATGTGATGGCGCGTGAGTTGTTGGGGCAGTTCGTCCGGTCCTATCTGCCTGGGAGCAAGGGGCTGGAGTCGGGGGCGGATATCGACCGGTTCCTGGAGCGGCTGGCGGGGGTGTTGGAGACGTTTGGCCGAGCCTTCGTGGAGCTTCGGCAGGGGCATGACCAGTTCGGCCAGGAGATGGCCGTGGCGATGGTGCGAGATGTGACGCCGCTGTCGAAGAGCAAGAACACGCGCGAGGTGTTGCGCTACTTGCTGGACTGGAAGGCCGCGGACGGCGCCGAGCGGGTGCAGGAGCTGAAGAGTGGATTCGGGGATGTGATGATCCACCAGATTGCACTGCTCAACGGCATGCGCGAGGGCGTGCGGGCGCTGCTTCAGAGATTGAGCCAGGGTGGGGAGGAGGGGGAGGGCTCGTTCCTGTCGAAGCTGTGGCCGTTTGGAGCGTCGACGCGGCTGAAGTGGCTGGAGGAAGAGATTCGCCGGCTCAGCGAGGAAGAGAGAGAGCTGACGAAAGCCTTGTTTGGACAGGAGTTCGCGAAGGCCTACCACGCCATTGTGGGAGATGCGGCGAACAAGGGCAGCGATGGGGAGGTTTCCGTGGTGTCCAAGCGCAGGGAACGGGAGTCATGA
- a CDS encoding alpha/beta fold hydrolase, with amino-acid sequence MKTPAKSLLAAAFLLSASLLSLGCGSDPKPAPENESPAPGAYAQVNGLNLYYELHGTGRPLILLHGALSTIDSMQPLIAELAKTRQVIAVELQAHGHTADINRPLRFETMADDIAALMKHLNIESADVCGYSLGGGVALQFAFRHPQSLRKLVLLSTTFKSGAWFPENLAIMATMTGEALAGSPMHEAYLRTAPRPEDFPILVSKISNLLTKNPYDWTQNVAALKTPTLVIAGDSDSLPPTHSVEMFGLLGGGKADGMMAGILPSRLAILPGTTHWDAVTRVDLLAPLIPSFLDEQPASTP; translated from the coding sequence GCCCCCGAGAACGAGTCCCCCGCCCCCGGCGCCTACGCCCAGGTGAATGGACTCAACCTCTACTACGAGCTTCACGGCACCGGCCGCCCGCTCATCCTTCTCCACGGCGCCCTCTCGACCATCGACTCGATGCAGCCGCTCATCGCCGAGCTCGCGAAGACTCGCCAGGTCATCGCCGTCGAACTCCAGGCCCACGGACACACCGCCGACATCAACCGCCCCCTGCGCTTCGAAACCATGGCGGATGACATCGCCGCCCTCATGAAGCACCTCAACATCGAGTCCGCCGACGTCTGCGGTTACTCCCTCGGCGGCGGTGTCGCACTCCAGTTCGCCTTCCGCCACCCGCAATCCCTTCGCAAGCTCGTCCTCCTGTCCACCACCTTCAAGAGCGGCGCGTGGTTCCCAGAGAACCTGGCCATCATGGCCACCATGACCGGAGAGGCACTCGCGGGCTCCCCCATGCACGAGGCCTATCTGCGCACCGCTCCACGCCCCGAGGACTTCCCCATCCTCGTGTCCAAGATCAGCAACCTCCTGACCAAGAACCCCTATGACTGGACCCAGAACGTGGCAGCCCTCAAGACGCCCACGCTCGTCATCGCCGGAGACTCGGACAGCCTCCCGCCGACGCACTCCGTGGAGATGTTTGGATTGCTCGGCGGCGGCAAGGCGGACGGCATGATGGCGGGCATTCTCCCCTCTCGCCTCGCCATCCTCCCGGGAACGACTCACTGGGACGCGGTGACTCGCGTCGACCTGCTCGCCCCGCTCATCCCGTCCTTCCTCGATGAGCAGCCTGCCTCGACTCCCTGA
- the tssE gene encoding type VI secretion system baseplate subunit TssE, protein MTGRGLLSRIDAGKGSSERDVDMTESIVEHLRVLLNTRKGGSATVPGFGIVDFTDFVHTFPSAIQTLQSAIRTTVLEFEPRICNISVRHLPDADPLVLRFEITAQPAGRGVRGMLRFRTQMSPGGKIEVW, encoded by the coding sequence GTGACGGGACGTGGTCTGCTGTCTCGAATCGATGCGGGGAAGGGCTCGAGTGAGCGCGACGTGGACATGACCGAGTCCATCGTCGAGCACCTGCGCGTGCTGCTCAACACGCGCAAGGGCGGGTCCGCCACGGTGCCGGGGTTTGGCATCGTGGACTTCACGGACTTCGTCCACACCTTCCCCTCGGCCATCCAGACGCTGCAGTCCGCGATACGCACGACGGTGCTCGAGTTCGAGCCCCGCATCTGCAACATCAGCGTGCGCCACCTCCCCGACGCGGACCCGCTGGTGTTGCGCTTTGAAATCACCGCTCAGCCCGCGGGCCGTGGGGTGAGGGGAATGCTTCGCTTCCGGACGCAGATGTCGCCGGGAGGCAAGATCGAGGTCTGGTGA
- the tssF gene encoding type VI secretion system baseplate subunit TssF, with protein MFSKYYQSELTYLREMGRAFGTVNPALAGLLVERGGDPDVERLLEGFAFLTARVRERIDDSVPEVVHGLTELLLPHYLRVIPACSVVEFTPHARLLRGRSRIAEGAEVGTKPVDGTVCTFRTTRAVDLLPLTLSETTLDQSSPASPVLRVQLQVVEQARAEIFQEEGLSLFISAELPVASMLMVWLLRHCKGVVLRNPVEGESVRLGPDCIRASGFAPDNRLLPWPALAPEGYRLLQEYFTLPQKFLFIDVKGLQAASELTGQKLELIFEFERPPALPGRIPKDVFRLHCAPVVNLFSASADPVRTSALGHEHLVRAAGLDPAHMEVYSVDSVTGLQTGRTERQQYRPFFDFAHAATDSGRFYRLHRGASPLDDGMDVSLSLGSPRDAAPSLADETLSIDLTCTNRSLPSRLQVGDLSVPTAASPTTARFRNIVAVTRPARPPVGSELHWRLLSHLSLNQRSLLEPGALQSLLALYNFQATADQSTARANQLRVEALRAVQAQPITRFFQGAPVRGVQVTADLDEAGFTGAGDAFLFGCVLDELFASHVSLNSFSEFVLRLQPSRLEYRWSPRNGRQTIC; from the coding sequence GTGTTCAGCAAGTACTACCAGAGCGAGTTGACGTACCTCCGGGAGATGGGCCGCGCGTTCGGCACCGTCAATCCCGCGCTCGCCGGGCTCCTGGTGGAGCGCGGTGGTGACCCCGACGTGGAGCGGTTGCTGGAGGGCTTTGCCTTCCTCACCGCCCGCGTTCGCGAGCGCATTGACGACTCCGTGCCGGAGGTGGTGCACGGCCTGACCGAGCTGCTCCTTCCGCACTATCTCCGGGTGATTCCGGCCTGCTCCGTGGTGGAGTTCACGCCGCATGCGCGCCTGTTGCGTGGACGCTCGCGCATCGCCGAGGGAGCGGAGGTGGGCACCAAGCCGGTGGACGGCACCGTGTGCACGTTCCGCACGACGCGCGCGGTGGACCTGCTGCCGCTGACCTTGAGCGAGACGACGCTGGACCAGTCGTCGCCCGCGTCGCCGGTGCTGCGCGTGCAGCTCCAGGTGGTGGAGCAAGCACGGGCGGAGATCTTCCAGGAGGAGGGACTGTCGCTGTTCATCAGCGCCGAGCTGCCGGTGGCCTCGATGCTGATGGTGTGGCTCCTGCGCCATTGCAAGGGCGTGGTGCTGCGCAATCCGGTGGAAGGCGAGAGCGTGAGACTGGGGCCGGACTGCATCCGTGCCTCGGGCTTCGCCCCCGACAACCGGCTGTTGCCCTGGCCCGCGCTGGCTCCGGAGGGTTACCGGCTCTTGCAGGAGTACTTCACGCTGCCGCAGAAGTTCCTCTTCATCGACGTGAAGGGACTCCAGGCGGCCTCGGAGCTCACGGGCCAGAAGCTGGAGCTCATCTTCGAGTTCGAGCGTCCCCCCGCGCTCCCCGGGCGCATCCCCAAGGATGTCTTCCGGCTGCACTGCGCGCCGGTGGTGAACCTCTTCAGTGCCTCGGCGGACCCCGTGCGGACGAGCGCGCTGGGGCATGAGCACCTGGTTCGGGCCGCGGGCCTGGACCCCGCGCACATGGAAGTGTACTCGGTGGATTCGGTCACCGGGCTCCAGACGGGCAGGACGGAGCGGCAGCAGTACCGGCCCTTCTTCGACTTTGCTCACGCCGCGACGGACAGCGGTCGCTTCTACCGGCTGCACCGGGGGGCATCGCCGCTCGACGACGGGATGGACGTCTCGCTGTCGCTGGGCAGTCCCCGCGACGCCGCGCCTTCCCTGGCGGACGAAACGCTCTCCATCGACCTCACGTGCACCAACCGCTCCCTGCCGTCGCGCTTGCAGGTGGGGGACTTGAGCGTGCCGACCGCCGCGTCGCCCACCACCGCGCGCTTTCGCAACATCGTCGCGGTGACGCGTCCGGCGCGCCCGCCCGTGGGCTCCGAGCTGCACTGGCGGCTCTTGTCGCACCTGAGCCTCAACCAGCGCTCGTTGTTGGAGCCAGGCGCGCTCCAGTCGCTGCTCGCGCTCTACAACTTCCAGGCGACCGCGGACCAGTCCACGGCGCGCGCCAACCAGCTCCGGGTGGAGGCGCTGCGAGCCGTCCAGGCGCAGCCCATCACGCGCTTCTTCCAGGGGGCGCCCGTGCGTGGCGTGCAGGTGACGGCGGACCTGGATGAGGCGGGTTTCACGGGGGCGGGGGACGCGTTCCTCTTCGGCTGTGTCCTCGACGAGCTGTTCGCCTCGCACGTGAGCCTCAACTCCTTCAGCGAGTTCGTGCTGCGCCTTCAACCCTCTCGACTGGAGTACCGGTGGTCTCCCCGGAACGGCCGACAGACGATTTGCTGA
- the tssD gene encoding type VI secretion system tube protein TssD, translating to MAETVHLYLKANGSEIQGESTQTSLGRENSIECLSYVQSVITAREAGSGMATGRRQYEPLRIIKRIDKSSPLLAKALVENQKIDAVFKFFRPNPTGDGTTEQFYTVNIKDGRISSLKQIVPDTFIPATSQQPPHEEITFVFHTISWEYTNGGVSHEDQWSANR from the coding sequence ATGGCCGAGACAGTACATCTGTACCTCAAGGCGAATGGGTCCGAAATCCAAGGAGAGAGCACTCAGACGAGCCTGGGGCGCGAGAACTCCATCGAGTGCCTGTCCTACGTCCAGTCCGTCATCACCGCGCGCGAAGCCGGAAGCGGGATGGCGACGGGTCGCCGCCAGTATGAGCCTTTGCGCATCATCAAGCGCATCGACAAGTCTTCGCCGCTGCTGGCGAAGGCGCTCGTGGAGAACCAGAAGATTGACGCCGTGTTCAAGTTCTTCCGTCCGAACCCGACGGGAGATGGAACCACCGAGCAGTTCTACACGGTGAACATCAAGGACGGCCGCATCTCCAGCCTCAAGCAGATCGTTCCGGACACCTTCATTCCGGCGACGTCCCAGCAGCCTCCTCACGAGGAGATCACGTTCGTGTTCCACACCATCAGCTGGGAGTACACCAACGGTGGTGTCTCTCACGAGGACCAGTGGAGCGCCAACCGGTAA